TAGATTGCTTGTAGatgtagaaattaatacaaaCGCTATACAAGTAagcctgtaaaatttaaaatgtatgtatatatttaaaagtgtatccTTAGACACATCCATATCACTTGTAGAGTGAGAGGCTGAATGTATAAACGGGTAAAGGGCAAAAACCACAGAGAAGCTCGGGAAGCCAAACCACAACCCCTGGAGCCACCAGCCCAgaaaagcaaactacagcctcTACGGCAATCAGTCCAGGAAGCCCAATCACAACCACTGCAGCAGTTGGCACACACCAGTCAGGATCGGGTCAGCAATGCCAGCTTGGGAATTTTGGCCCCAGTGTCCAAGTCAAGACCaactagagaaagccaaatatgctctCAAAACCAATCGCGTCAGATGCTCTGCTTCCAGTTAGCCTGCTTACAGCTTCCCCAAGTCAACAACCTCCAATCCGAAAATACCCGGaaccctccttcctttttgataGAGAACTTTGCTACTCCCCCGCCTACCTTTGAGTTTGCCAAATGCGACCGATGGTTTCTGACTCCCTTGCTTTCTATGTATATGTACAGCGAGCGTTTTCTAAAcagtctgtttgtttttgcttgcgtctttttcatttatttccacaaatccCTTCTACTAAACTtgcatgtatgaaaaatatattcatattctttgataGAGCGATTTCACTTGTAGGATTTTATCCCACAAACACACCTGCCTCTAtgcgtgtgcgcgcgcatgtgtgcatctgtgtccgTGAACAGGTGTCCCTGACGTCCAGGATAGACGTTTCAAGACGCCGGTGGATACATAAAGCCACAGATAGTAGCAAACCCAGTTGCCGTCAAAGGGAGCACGTTTCTTTTCGTTTCTTCCACCCGCAAATCGAATGCCATTTCCATCCTAACCAAGCAGCCATCGTGCAGCGAGGCCGAAAGGATCGCAGTTGGATGTGCGACGGCacgaagtttcctttccttcttcacagcTTCGCAGAAGGAAGACTTGCTTTCATGGGAGATCTTTGCAACCCTCACATatgattttcccctttccttatgaAGTCCAGGACTTTTCACCTTTTCGGGTAAAGGAAGCCCTttacggcttctctttggcatatgcgAATTGCCCGCATCACTCCTCTTGCACTCGGTGGCCATTACGAAGGAAAAGAAGTGTGACTTAAACGCAAGCTCTGCAATGTGGCGACAGTCGGTCTGAAAACGGAGATGGTTACTAAGTGAGCAGTGGCCCGGGAGCATCTAGGGCGTGGACGTGTAGCACAAAGGGATGACTCACGTCCCGGCCAGGCAGGCTGCGCATGCGAGATTTCATCGCACTGCTCTGAAGAGCCTGCAACTTCAAATTTCTGCCTTGTtcgtttctgaaattttccatttgatattttgggaccttggtggacagaggaaaactgaaactggGAACGCGAAACTGCAcgcaaggggggaggggagggggggactaCTTTGAGGACTCTAGGATTGAGTCCAAGAAAGCCTTATCTGCTCCAGGatggacaaaggagagagagacggccaatctcttgtatatcattttatttacaaatatgaacaCGATCTGGGGACGATATGGATTGGTTAAAACTCTGTCCTTCTTTCCAAAGAGGCTAGTTAACATCCTCAGTGCAATTGGTGTTAAAACCTGCTGCGAGACTGAGGATTCAGAGCTTGGGGATTCTGAAGCGTCCACCAAGCAGGGCGGCAGCGTCCCAGGTGCAACGCGTGAAAACTGcaggattcagatccaggaggtcccACCAACGAAAGACGCCAGTGTCCTTTGCAAGTCCCATTCCCCGACTCGAATCGCCTTTGAATTCCTTCCCAACCACCCCACCGCCCCCCGAGTTCTCTGTCCAATGCGAGTCCTCGGCTCATCGGCGGGAGTATGTGTTCCTGTAATCTCGGATCGTCTTGGCCATGAGCGGGGCTACTTTCTTGGCGGCGGCTTTCCTGGTGCTGGGGCCGCAGGAGGGGGGCCTCGCAGGGAGCGGGTGAAAGCGGCTGTGGCCACCGGTGCTGCTGGAGGGGGGCCGGCTGCTCTCCTGTGGGCGTGGGGCCGGCTGCACCTCGGCTTTATCGGGGATGGCCGCTCCTCCCGAGGCAggcttttcctgcctcctgggaacCTCACAAGGCTTGTCGAGCACAGAGTGGAAGAAGATCATGTGTGTCTGTCGGCCTCTGGGCCTCTCGGCGCGTGCAGAGCGGATCTTCATCGTCACCAGCCGGAGCCGCCGCTCTCGGGCCTCCCGGAGCCGCAGGTACATCTCCCGCCACGACTCGTGCTCCTCCGGCCGGGCTTCCTTAAAGTCTCGTTGACAGCGCCTTTTCCATAAGTGGCCCGTTTCTTTCGCTAGTGTGGGATTGTATTTCTCGATGGTGCGACCTGGCTGATCGGGCGTGCACCCCTTCCACGCGGGCTCCGGAGCAGGACACGGGTCTCCCCCCGCTTCCCGGACAGCAGGGACGCTGGTCCCGAGGGCCCACACCCGCCGCTCACACGCAGTCACGGTTCTAGGCAGGCCGGCGCTCCTGGGGCCCGAGTACACCGGCATCTTCGAGTTCCTTCTGCGTCCCGTAGGAAATCCACCCTCTTCTTCttgctggggggaagggagtgcGTGTATCTCTGGCGGGAAGGAGGACATCAGTTCAAGGACAGACAGTGCCCTGTCACTGGCCCGCATCCCGGGTAACGGGAGGTCTGGCAGCACCGGCGGGGCGTCGGTGGGGACCCTTTTCAGCTTGGCTACGTGCGCTCCGGGCGGTGGCGGCtcctctgtctcattttcctgCACCTTGGCTAGTCTGGGAAGCAGGCTCCCATTTTCACGAGTGCGTTTAGAGTCCGTCTCGTGAAGGTCTTTGACTCTCAGAGTAGTGGCCAGAGTTTTCAccgtcctttcctttcccttccaaggCCGGCCATAGGTGGAGTATGCCTCAAAGGGCACAGCAGGCTGCTCAGAGTCAGCCTCCATATCTGCCAACTCCTCCTCTTCAGGGAGGGAGCTCTCCCAGGTGGAAGGTCTGCGTATCCCTTCTCGAGTGCTGAGCTTGTTGGAAAGCTTGCCTGGCACCGTGGGCAGCAGGCCTCCTGCGCCCTCTCCTGTGTCTAAGCTTTCTGGGCTTGGCTTCTTTGTTTCGTCTGCTTTGGGTTCGTCAGAGTCTTTGTCCCTCTTCTCCTCTAGGTGGTTGTCCCGAGCAGCGTCCAAGGCGGGTAGAGAGGGAACGCAACCGAGCTCcgatgccttctctctcctggcccGCCTAGAGGGCGGTTTGTCCTTGGTACTGTCCCCCGAGATGGCCCTTGGACCTTCCTCTGGGGAGAAGGCCTTGTGGGATTTCTGGCTGAATCCAGCAGGGAACATCTCGTCGTCCCCAGCCCCTGCCGGGCCTTTCTGCCTGTGGGAAGATACCTGCGCCGGGCTTGGGCTCACGACGGCCCCTTGCCCCCGGGGTTTGCCCAGGTGTCCCTCTTGACGGAGTCCCGGACTGCCCTGAGGGGCATCAGCGTGGCCTTTTCCAGGCTTCTGGCGGAGAACAGCGGGCTCGGGGCCCTCCTCCTCCGGGGGCACGCAATGGTCcacgcacatctggtgaggaccggcAAGGGACAGACGGATCCGGATGTGGCCATCGCCGGAAGACGCCCAGTCTGAGGAGGAAGCCAGTGCAACTGTGTAGCGCTTGGTGCTCCCGCCTCTCCTGTCGCCACCGGGAGACcccttgggaggtgtttggagctgCGAGAGTCTCCTGTGCTTTCTGTGTCCGCGCTCCGTGCCGTCGGATGGGCTCTCGGAGGCTCCGTGGCTTTCTGGGCAGGCGCCCTGCACCTTCGGCTCCTTCGGAAACTCCTCCCTGGGGCGCTTTCGGGAACGGCTCTCCTCCAAGGCCAGTTGTTCAGGCCGGGTGTCCCGCGCCACGACCAGCAACTTCTTCCACTGGGCGGCTAAGTCCCTGGCCAAGCTGCCCACGTGCTGGTGTGTGCGCAAGCGCTTGACCGTCTTGCGGACTCCAGTCTCCGCCAGGGAGTGTGCTGTCACTGGCAAGGCGGAGAGTTTCTTCAGGTATTTCGCCAGCTTCTTGGGATCGGAGTGGGCAGCCAGGCGCGCCTGCAGCTTGACCACGGCGTGCAGCGCCCCGTCGGCTGCCATGGCCGTCCCGGGCGCAGCCTCGTCGGCGCAGCTGGGCGGGCGTCGCTGCTTGGGCCGCAGCTCTGTCCTCAGTACAGCGAGCAGCTCGGTCTGGGCACGCGGGTCCTCGCCGACCGCCGCCGGGCTGACCTGCTGCTTTTGCTTGGGGGTGCGGAGCCGCCGCCTGGAAGAACCGCCGCGAAGCGCTGTCCGAGGTAGAAGGAAGCCTCAGCGCGGGACTCCCGTCCTTATAAAGCCGGCACGCCCCGCTCCCGGGCTGTGAGCCGCGCCCTGATGACCAGCAGTGATTGGTCCTGGGCTTCCTCGCctcttgactgattgattgcgtTACCAGGACTCAATCAGGAATGACCTCTGTGGGTGGAGTTCCGGACACCGGCAGCAAGGTGTGCGAAAACACGTACTCCCCGATGCAGTGGGTGGAAACGCTAATTGCTACCACCTGTTTGTAGAGCATATTGACAAGATCGAgcgaaaagaaaaattcacataggCGTTGAccgagcaattccactcttagcattttatagcGTACAGAGTCAATTCCGCAATGCTGTAGAAACActccacgtgcacacacacgcacacacacacacacacacacacacacacacacacacgcacaggtgTACACAGAGACCTAGAACCCAGCAGTTTCATTGTCCACTTATCCGTAGGCCGGACAGTGCATTTCATACCCTCCCTAACCTAAGCTAGGCGGGAGCATTTCTCAGAAATCTTTCCTTCATCCTCTTTCCAGAATCCCTGGAGAGAGTCATGTAAACATTCAGCCATCAGAATAGCCAGTGAACACACTGACCAGAATGAATAGGAAGGTAAAGACTTGGGACAGAGGGACCTCCAGATCCTAAACTGATCTTTACCTTGTTGAcgactttcttaaaataacaagcaaacaaacaaaaaacgtaaAGAGCCTATCAGAGATGCTTGTACAGAGGGATTTGATTCCATGCTTGCAAAATGGTAGCTGTCCAAACTCCAAACaaaagtgtttcctcctttttcctttctagaatcaCGGAGTTTGTCAGTGTCTTCAGCTCCACCGTAGGTGATGAGGACCGAGTCGTTTAGAATTCTGTTTGGATATGGCGCTGACTCAAAAATGGCTTTTGTCCTCAGCAGAGTGTGAAGCAGCTTGCACTTGGGATCGCCTGGCCTTGAAACAATAATGTCactttggaaattcagtttttatcaagagtagaaaaagagatagagataggAAAACACAGATTTACCTGTGATGCTTGTGCAGGGGTCATGCTGACCTTCTCTGTCTCGTTCCAATCTTAGTACATGTGGGGCTGAAGTGAGCAGAAAATTCAATGTTCCACTAGAATGAGGCTATGTCCGATCAGTATTCCTCCGCTACTTGGTTTTTACCCAACTGAGCGTAAGGATCCTCTACAGTACTCGAAAGCCACGGAAGCTCTGAGAAGGAACTGCTTCAGTGTTTTTCGTTTGACCACACgactaaagacaaataaatcacaACTGGTATGAACACACAGGAACGGTTTTTGGAAAGTCACGACTGATTCGCATATTCGTGTGTACAGGCCAAATAATCCTGAAACAGAGTCACTTTTATTAATCGTCATGTGTCTTTCGGTGTGCTTTTCGAAAGTTAGGTgagtcttttacattaaaaagtatctAGTGTAAGTGTGAGCTAATTAATAAGGTGGTTGACTacttttttaaaggagtgttgttCTATGCCTTAGCTCTTCTTAATTGCGTTGGGACgctgaaaaaaagccagagaaattgaAGATTTCATTACGTCGATGTTTTGCTCCGAAGAACTGAAGTTTACTAAACTTTCAACGCTCAGACATTTACGCATCTATCGAAATACCAATAGCTGTAAACAGTGTGTACTTTTAAGTACTAATCGACCAAACTCTAAGTCATTATGAAGCTAAGCTGAGTGTCAAGTAAGTCTTGCGTTTTAAGTGCTCCGCTCTGTTCTTACGcgaggaagattaaccacttcgctACTGACCACTGCTGCGGCCTTGTGGGCATCTTCTAAAAATCTGTGGCTGCTGTTGAACCATATTCTTCCTGTACGTGGACCAGGAAAGGGAAACTGATCAGACAACCTGGAACCCTTTGCTAATGCCACACTGCTGTTCTTGGAGACGACttcatcttccccccacccactcctcctcttctaggttttcatggcactgtaaagggctttgtaaatggtttcttggtttttacttcgttttatatttattaccgaTTTGTAGATTTACAACCGGCCTTTGTCACTGATCTTACTTTAGCAACATTGGCAACTTCATTTACTGATCCTCACAGTTTATGTTTGAAGCCTTCGAACTTTTCTCAACATGTAATTCCATTATCCGTGCACAAAGACAGGgataattctttcttcccttccttctctctttttaaaaattcttacaccacgtatttgtttttcttgtctcatCTTACTACTTAGGACCTCCGTGTTAGTCAGTTCTCTGTCGTTTACaagagaatacccgaaactgggtctatctagagaaacagagtttagtttgtccagttttggaggctgggaagtccgaggttcAATGggcttgtctggtgagggccttcttcttgatggggatgTGCCGAGTGACCCGAGGCAATGCAGTTTATCACAGGGTGCGGGTGACCAAAGCGAGCTaatatgcttctttctctcctgataaAGCTGGTGCTGCCACTCGGGTgataacccatccatccaccaactcaTCCATCCGTGATGGTATTAATTCACTCaagagggcatagccctcatgattcaatcacctcttaaagaccccaccttcaacgctgctacattggggatcaagcttccacgtgacctttggaggggacaagcattcaaatcacagcaacgTTAATAAGATGTTGCGTAGAAGTGGGGATAAGAGGCAttattgtctttttcccaatCTTGAAGGGAAAGCTTTTGGCATTTCATTAGTCAGTCTTATGTTTCCTGCAGGTTTTTCGTAGAGATCGTTTTGTCAGGTCAAGGCAGTTGTCTTCTATTCCTACGTTGTCCGgggtttttgtttcctgtccttgtctttccttttactttttaaaaaatatcaacgataggttgtacattttatgaatcacttctctgcacttttggaaatgatgacctaatttctttattttgcaatgtGGCACACTGACTGTATCACGTGAttcactaaccctaaaccaaccTTGCCTCAGTCCTAAGACACACTGAACTTGAATATTACGTATCACTGATTCAATTTGCTCCTAGTTTGCTTTGGATTTGTGAGTATATTAATGAATGGGATTGGGCTGTTCTAATGCTTTCAGTGTCCTTGTCAGGTCAGAGctcttacacatcttttattgaatacttctatAACTATTTGTCTTCTGGATACTATCGTAAATGGTATTAACTAAAATAGTTTTTCGAAAGTGTTGCGATAGTTTCAGTACGTTGAGTCCCCCATGGATCTGTCTCAATTGTTTGTTATTCCTCATACTTCTCTGTGTTGTTCTTAAGTTGgcatgtgtgccaggcagtgtaattgagactttatttttagaaataatctgaGATGAAGGATGATGGTATCCTCTCACAGAGGTGATTTAGGTTTGTTTCTGCCTTGCGCCTGGAGCGAGGCCCGgcagtccaggaatatctgaatcCCGTTTCAGGGACTGAGGGTTTTCTGGGCCGCATAGGCAATGGGTAGCAGAGGTTGGGCAACTTAACTTGTTGTCTGTATTTATTCCTAGGACAGGGCCCAGACCAGGGTCCTCAATCTTGCTGGGCCTAGAATTCCAACTTTTGTGCCCTCAGCACCTTGAGGTTGTCGACAGTGCTTGGTGTCCTAGCATCGTAGAAGTAGGCAAATGTCCGTAGGAACAATGGCTTCCAATGGCATGGCCACCTATGCGCATCTATGAatactgtagtcctcccttatttgTGGTTTTCCTCTCCTTAATATCAGTTGCCTGCAGTCCAATGTGGTGTGAAAATATCAGATgaacaattacagaaataaaccgTTCAGAGGTTTTAAATTGCGAGCCGTTCTCTGGAGTGTGACAAAACCTCACATGGCCCCGCTCCATACTGTAAGCATTCCTTTTTCCAGTGTGTCCACCTGTACACCCTCCCTGCCCGCTCGTGACTGGGAGGCCATCCTGGTGATCAAATCAACTGTCACCCTATCGCGGTGTTTGCGTCCGAGTCGccgtattttacttaataatggccacaACGCACAAGAGCGGTCATGCTGGGAATTCGGATATGTCaaatagaagccataaagtgcttcctttaggcgaaaaggtgaaagttctctacttagtaaggaaagggaaaaaaattatatgctgagGTTACTGAGATGTACTGTCAGAACAAATGTTGTGTCTGTGAGATTGTgaagaagttcaaagaaattcATGCTGGTTTCGCTgtcgcacctcaaactgcaaagatTTTGGCCACAGTCTAGGCAACAATGTTTagtgaagatgaaaaagacattaaatttgtgggtggaagacatggacAGGAGCATGTTGCAATAGATGGTACTGTCCGAGGTTTCGGACATCCGATGGGGGGCCTGATATTTACATCCAACGGATGAGGGGAACTCctgggattttaaaatactgaagaatgggactacataaaaataaaaaggaatgaaagagaaagtcaaaagatTGAGCTGGGAGAGATATTTACAACTCGTAGAACATTCAACTCATACAATTTCCTTTATATCCAATGAGCTCCCACACACCAATGTGAAAAAAGACCAACGActtaggagagaaatggggaacaCATAGGAAAACGTGGCTCCCCGACCCCCCAAAACAAGCGACTCTTGAATACAGGAGAAGATGCTCACCaccatgaagatgaaaataaaagacaatgtggTGAAATTTGGGACCTATTAATATAGTTCGAAACATTAACAACCTGCTGTGTTGGAACAGATTATCCTAGATTGCTTGTAGatgtagaaattaatacaaaCGCTATACAAGTAagcctgtaaaatttaaaatgtatgtatatatttaaaagtgtatccTTAGACACATCCATATCACTTGTAGAGTGAGAGGCTGAATGTATAAACGGGTAAAGGGCAAAAACCACAGAGAAGCTCGGGAAGCCAAACCACAACCCCTGGAGCCACCAGCCCAgaaaagcaaactacagcctcTACGGCAATCAGTCCAGGAAGCCCAATCACAACCACTGCAGCAGTTGGCACACACCAGTCAGGATCGGGTCAGCAATGCCAGCTTGGGAATTTTGGCCCCAGTGTCCAAGTCAAGACCaactagagaaagccaaatatgctctCAAAACCAATCGCGTCAGATGCTCTGCTTCCAGTTAGCCTGCTTACAGCTTCCCCAAGTCAACAACCTCCAATCCGAAAATACCCGGaaccctccttcctttttgataGAGAACTTTGCTACTCCCCCGCCTACCTTTGAGTTTGCCAAATGCGACCGATGGTTTCTGACTCCCTTGCTTTCTATGTATATGTACAGCGAGCGTTTTCTAAAcagtctgtttgtttttgcttgcgtctttttcatttatttccacaaatccCTTCTACTAAACTtgcatgtatgaaaaatatattcatattctttgataGAGCGATTTCACTTGTAGGATTTTATCCCACAAACACACCTGCCTCTAtgcgtgtgcgcgcgcatgtgtgcatctgtgtccgTGAACAGGTGTCCCTGACGTCCAGGATAGACGTTTCAAGACGCCGGTGGATACATAAAGCCACAGATAGTAGCAAACCCAGTTGCCGTCAAAGGGAGCACGTTTCTTTTCGTTTCTTCCACCCGCAAATCGAATGCCATTTCCATCCTAACCAAGCAGCCATCGTGCAGCGAGGCCGAAAGGATCGCAGTTGGATGTGCGACGGCacgaagtttcctttccttcttcacagcTTCGCAGAAGGAAGACTTGCTTTCATGGGAGATCTTTGCAACCCTCACATatgattttcccctttccttatgaAGTCCAGGACTTTTCACCTTTTCGGGTAAAGGAAGCCCTttacggcttctctttggcatatgcgAATTGTCCGCATCACTCCTCTTGCACTCGGTGGCCATTACGAAGGAAAAGAAGTGTGACTTAAACGCAAGCTCTGCAATGTGGCGACAGTCGGTCTGAAAACGGAGATGGTTACTAAGTGAGCAGTGGCCCGGGAGCATCTAGGGCGTGGACGTGTAGCACAAAGGGATGACTCACGTCCCGGCCAGGCAGGCTGCGCATGCGAGATTTCATCGCACTGCTCTGAAGAGCCTGCAACTTCAAATTTCTGCCTTGTtcgtttctgaaattttccatttgatattttgggaccttggtggacagaggaaaactgaaactggGAACGCGAAACTGCAcgcaaggggggaggggagggggggactaCTTTGAGGACTCTAGGATTGAGTCCAAGAAAGCCTTATCTGCTCCAGGatggacaaaggagagagagacggccaatctcttgtatatcattttatttacaaatatgaacaCGATCTGGGGACGATATGGATTGGTTAAAACTCTGTCCTTCTTTCCAAAGAGGCTAGTTAACATCCTCAGTGCAATTGGTGTTAAAACCTGCTGCGAGACTGAGGATTCAGAGCTTGGGGATTCTGAAGCGTCCACCAAGCAGGGCGGCAGCGTCCCAGGTGCAACGCGTGAAAACTGcaggattcagatccaggaggtcccACCAACGAAAGACGCCAGTGTCCTTTGCAAGTCCCATTCCCCGACTCGAATCGCCTTTGAATTCCTTCCCAACCACCCCACCGCCCCCCGAGTTCTCTGTCCAATGCGAGTCCTCGGCTCATCGGCGGGAGTATGTGTTCCTGTAATCTCGGATCGTCTTGGCCATGAGCGGGGCTACTTTCTTGGCGGCGGCTTTCCTGGTGCTGGGGCCGC
Above is a window of Cynocephalus volans isolate mCynVol1 chromosome 13, mCynVol1.pri, whole genome shotgun sequence DNA encoding:
- the LOC134361652 gene encoding elongin-A-like is translated as MKSRMRSLPGRDTDCRHIAELAFKSHFFSFVMATECKRSDADNSHMPKRSPLRGGSSRRRLRTPKQKQQVSPAAVGEDPRAQTELLAVLRTELRPKQRRPPSCADEAAPGTAMAADGALHAVVKLQARLAAHSDPKKLAKYLKKLSALPVTAHSLAETGVRKTVKRLRTHQHVGSLARDLAAQWKKLLVVARDTRPEQLALEESRSRKRPREEFPKEPKVQGACPESHGASESPSDGTERGHRKHRRLSQLQTPPKGSPGGDRRGGSTKRYTVALASSSDWASSGDGHIRIRLSLAGPHQMCVDHCVPPEEEGPEPAVLRQKPGKGHADAPQGSPGLRQEGHLGKPRGQGAVVSPSPAQVSSHRQKGPAGAGDDEMFPAGFSQKSHKAFSPEEGPRAISGDSTKDKPPSRRARREKASELGCVPSLPALDAARDNHLEEKRDKDSDEPKADETKKPSPESLDTGEGAGGLLPTVPGKLSNKLSTREGIRRPSTWESSLPEEEELADMEADSEQPAVPFEAYSTYGRPWKGKERTVKTLATTLRVKDLHETDSKRTRENGSLLPRLAKVQENETEEPPPPGAHVAKLKRVPTDAPPVLPDLPLPGMRASDRALSVLELMSSFPPEIHALPSPQQEEEGGFPTGRRRNSKMPVYSGPRSAGLPRTVTACERRVWALGTSVPAVREAGGDPCPAPEPAWKGCTPDQPGRTIEKYNPTLAKETGHLWKRRCQRDFKEARPEEHESWREMYLRLREARERRLRLVTMKIRSARAERPRGRQTHMIFFHSVLDKPCEVPRRQEKPASGGAAIPDKAEVQPAPRPQESSRPPSSSTGGHSRFHPLPARPPSCGPSTRKAAAKKVAPLMAKTIRDYRNTYSRR